The following are from one region of the Salvia splendens isolate huo1 chromosome 2, SspV2, whole genome shotgun sequence genome:
- the LOC121763564 gene encoding alpha-soluble NSF attachment protein-like isoform X1 — MGYDVAKGEEFERKAEKKIKGWGMFGSKYEDAADLYQKAANSYKLSKSWDRAASTYIKLASCNLKSDSKHEAATAYVDSANCYKKISPKQAISCLDQAVNLLLEINRLNMAAKYCKDIGDLCEQEKDMDQAITYFERAADLYQIEEANTLSSQCRQKVAEFSAQIGKYHIAGEIYEQVAGYALSNNLLKYGARGHLLNAGICQLCKGDIIAINNALERYQDLDPTFSRTRECRLLSNLAVAFDEEDAAKFTIAVKEFDSITKLVNSLCHVSGCLEDDTPPEGEGTYKGERT, encoded by the exons ATGGGGTACGACGTCGCTAAAGGCGAGGAATTCGAGCGCAAAGCGGAGAAGAAAATCAAAGGATGGGGCATGTTTGGCTCCAAATACGAAGACGCTGCCGATCTCTATCAAAAAGCAGCCAATTCCTACAAACTCTCAAAATCAT GGGATAGAGCAGCTTCAACTTACATCAAACTGGCTAGCTGTAATTTGAAG TCGGACAGCAAGCACGAAGCTGCAACTGCTTACGTCGATAGCGCGAATTGCTACAAGAAAATTTCTCCCAAAC AGGCTATATCGTGTTTAGACCAAGCAGTAAATTTGCTTTTGGAGATAAACCGACTCAACATGGCCGCAAAGTACTGCAAG GATATTGGTGATTTGTGCGAGCAAGAGAAAGATATGGATCAGGCAATAACTTATTTTGAGCGCGCTGCTGACCTTTATCAGATCGAGGAAGCTAACACTTTGTCGAGTCAGTGCAGGCAAAAGGTTGCGGAATTTTCAGCACAGATAGGGAA GTACCATATAGCTGGTGAAATATACGAACAGGTAGCTGGCTACGCTTTGAGCAATAATTTACTCAAGTATGGAGCTAGAGGACATCTTCTCAACGCCGGAATTTGCCAACTATGTAAAGGAGATATTATAGCCATCAACAATGCATTAGAACGATATCAG GACCTGGATCCTACATTTTCAAGGACCCGTGAGTGCAGGCTTTTATCT AATTTGGCAGTCGCATTTGACGAGGAAGATGCAGCGAAGTTCACTATCGCAGTCAAGGAGTTTGACAGCATAACCAAACTGGTAAACTCACTTTGCCATGTTTCAG GATGCTTGGAAGACGACACTCCTCCGGAGGGTGAAGGAACATATAAAGGCGAAAGAACTTGA
- the LOC121763564 gene encoding alpha-soluble NSF attachment protein-like isoform X2 codes for MGYDVAKGEEFERKAEKKIKGWGMFGSKYEDAADLYQKAANSYKLSKSWDRAASTYIKLASCNLKSDSKHEAATAYVDSANCYKKISPKQAISCLDQAVNLLLEINRLNMAAKYCKDIGDLCEQEKDMDQAITYFERAADLYQIEEANTLSSQCRQKVAEFSAQIGKYHIAGEIYEQVAGYALSNNLLKYGARGHLLNAGICQLCKGDIIAINNALERYQDLDPTFSRTRECRLLSNLAVAFDEEDAAKFTIAVKEFDSITKLDAWKTTLLRRVKEHIKAKELEEDDLT; via the exons ATGGGGTACGACGTCGCTAAAGGCGAGGAATTCGAGCGCAAAGCGGAGAAGAAAATCAAAGGATGGGGCATGTTTGGCTCCAAATACGAAGACGCTGCCGATCTCTATCAAAAAGCAGCCAATTCCTACAAACTCTCAAAATCAT GGGATAGAGCAGCTTCAACTTACATCAAACTGGCTAGCTGTAATTTGAAG TCGGACAGCAAGCACGAAGCTGCAACTGCTTACGTCGATAGCGCGAATTGCTACAAGAAAATTTCTCCCAAAC AGGCTATATCGTGTTTAGACCAAGCAGTAAATTTGCTTTTGGAGATAAACCGACTCAACATGGCCGCAAAGTACTGCAAG GATATTGGTGATTTGTGCGAGCAAGAGAAAGATATGGATCAGGCAATAACTTATTTTGAGCGCGCTGCTGACCTTTATCAGATCGAGGAAGCTAACACTTTGTCGAGTCAGTGCAGGCAAAAGGTTGCGGAATTTTCAGCACAGATAGGGAA GTACCATATAGCTGGTGAAATATACGAACAGGTAGCTGGCTACGCTTTGAGCAATAATTTACTCAAGTATGGAGCTAGAGGACATCTTCTCAACGCCGGAATTTGCCAACTATGTAAAGGAGATATTATAGCCATCAACAATGCATTAGAACGATATCAG GACCTGGATCCTACATTTTCAAGGACCCGTGAGTGCAGGCTTTTATCT AATTTGGCAGTCGCATTTGACGAGGAAGATGCAGCGAAGTTCACTATCGCAGTCAAGGAGTTTGACAGCATAACCAAACTG GATGCTTGGAAGACGACACTCCTCCGGAGGGTGAAGGAACATATAAAGGCGAAAGAACTTGAGGAGGATGACCTTACTTAA
- the LOC121763564 gene encoding alpha-soluble NSF attachment protein-like isoform X3 codes for MKSNSYKISKSWDRAASTYIKLASCNLKSDSKHEAATAYVDSANCYKKISPKQAISCLDQAVNLLLEINRLNMAAKYCKDIGDLCEQEKDMDQAITYFERAADLYQIEEANTLSSQCRQKVAEFSAQIGKYHIAGEIYEQVAGYALSNNLLKYGARGHLLNAGICQLCKGDIIAINNALERYQDLDPTFSRTRECRLLSNLAVAFDEEDAAKFTIAVKEFDSITKLVNSLCHVSGCLEDDTPPEGEGTYKGERT; via the exons ATGAAATCCAATTCGTACAAAATCTCAAAATCAT GGGATAGAGCAGCTTCAACTTACATCAAACTGGCTAGCTGTAATTTGAAG TCGGACAGCAAGCACGAAGCTGCAACTGCTTACGTCGATAGCGCGAATTGCTACAAGAAAATTTCTCCCAAAC AGGCTATATCGTGTTTAGACCAAGCAGTAAATTTGCTTTTGGAGATAAACCGACTCAACATGGCCGCAAAGTACTGCAAG GATATTGGTGATTTGTGCGAGCAAGAGAAAGATATGGATCAGGCAATAACTTATTTTGAGCGCGCTGCTGACCTTTATCAGATCGAGGAAGCTAACACTTTGTCGAGTCAGTGCAGGCAAAAGGTTGCGGAATTTTCAGCACAGATAGGGAA GTACCATATAGCTGGTGAAATATACGAACAGGTAGCTGGCTACGCTTTGAGCAATAATTTACTCAAGTATGGAGCTAGAGGACATCTTCTCAACGCCGGAATTTGCCAACTATGTAAAGGAGATATTATAGCCATCAACAATGCATTAGAACGATATCAG GACCTGGATCCTACATTTTCAAGGACCCGTGAGTGCAGGCTTTTATCT AATTTGGCAGTCGCATTTGACGAGGAAGATGCAGCGAAGTTCACTATCGCAGTCAAGGAGTTTGACAGCATAACCAAACTGGTAAACTCACTTTGCCATGTTTCAG GATGCTTGGAAGACGACACTCCTCCGGAGGGTGAAGGAACATATAAAGGCGAAAGAACTTGA
- the LOC121792082 gene encoding wound-induced protein 1-like yields the protein MEAHSAAAASPENPKIGTVRRLYEALAAGNRRISGLIASDLEWWFHGPQNCHYMMKTLTGKFSAADFKFEPRSIDAVDDECVIGEGWEGDQVYWVHVWTLQNGVITQFREYFNTWLTVKDLRRPLVRCMSGAATLWRSNPQDLAKRSLPELMLAI from the coding sequence ATGGAGGCacactccgccgccgccgcatcgCCGGAGAATCCAAAAATCGGCACGGTGCGCCGCCTCTACGAGGCGCTAGCAGCCGGGAACAGGAGGATCTCGGGCCTCATAGCGAGCGACCTAGAGTGGTGGTTCCACGGCCCGCAGAACTGCCACTACATGATGAAGACGCTCACCGGGAAATTCTCCGCGGCCGATTTCAAGTTCGAGCCGCGGAGCATCGACGCGGTCGACGACGAGTGCGTCATCGGGGAGGGGTGGGAGGGGGATCAGGTGTACTGGGTGCACGTGTGGACCCTCCAAAACGGCGTGATCACGCAGTTTAGAGAGTATTTCAACACTTGGCTCACCGTCAAGGATTTGAGGCGGCCGCTTGTTAGGTGTATGAGCGGCGCCGCTACTCTGTGGCGGAGCAACCCTCAGGACTTGGCGAAACGGTCGTTGCCGGAGCTGATGCTTGCCATTTGA
- the LOC121777525 gene encoding short-chain dehydrogenase reductase 2a-like, producing the protein MPAEQLLPETHFPAVNGKETPSPSFKRLDGKIAIVTGGARGIGEETARLFAEHGARVVIADVEDALGCSVAASLAPGAATYVSCDVASEADIERLVASTLATHGRLDVLFSNAGVLGDQARCKSVLDLDAAEFDRVMAVNARAAALGMKHAARAMISRAAGGGGCIICTASVAGVAGGMGPYAYTASKHAVVELVKNAACELGKYGIRVNCISPFGVATSMLVKAWREEGGGEEISEVEVEKMEEFVTGMANLKGPTLRARDVAEAALFLASDESKYISGHNLVVDGGVTTSTNCVGL; encoded by the exons ATGCCGGCGGAACAACTTCTCCCGGAGACTCACTTTCCGGCAGTCAACGGCAAAGAAACCCCCTCTCCCTCCTTCAAAAG ATTGGATGGAAAGATTGCGATCGTGACGGGCGGCGCAAGGGGCATCGGCGAGGAGACTGCGAGGCTCTTCGCCGAGCACGGCGCCCGGGTGGTGATCGCGGACGTGGAGGACGCGCTCGGCTGCTCGGTGGCGGCCTCCCTCGCCCCCGGCGCGGCGACGTACGTCAGTTGCGACGTCGCGTCCGAGGCCGACATCGAGCGCCTGGTGGCCTCGACCCTGGCCACGCACGGCCGCCTGGACGTCCTGTTCAGCAACGCGGGCGTCCTGGGCGACCAGGCGCGGTGCAAGAGCGTCCTCGACCTCGACGCGGCCGAGTTCGACCGCGTGATGGCAGTCAACGCGCGGGCCGCCGCGCTCGGGATGAAGCACGCGGCCCGCGCCATGATCAGTCGCGCTGCCGGGGGCGGGGGGTGCATCATCTGCACGGCGAGCGTGGCCGGGGTGGCTGGGGGGATGGGGCCGTACGCGTACACGGCGTCGAAGCACGCGGTGGTGGAGCTGGTGAAGAACGCGGCGTGCGAGCTCGGGAAGTATGGGATAAGGGTGAATTGCATCTCGCCGTTTGGTGTGGCGACGAGCATGCTGGTGAAGGCGTGGAGGGAGGAGGGCGGAGGAGAAGAGATCAGcgaggtggaggtggagaagATGGAGGAGTTTGTGACGGGGATGGCCAATTTGAAGGGGCCCACGCTGAGGGCGCGGGATGTGGCGGAGGCGGCGCTGTTTTTGGCCAGCGACGAGTCCAAGTATATCAGCGGCCACAATCTAGTGGTGGACGGCGGCGTTACCACCTCTACTAATTGTGTCGGATTGTAG